In a genomic window of Kiritimatiellales bacterium:
- a CDS encoding right-handed parallel beta-helix repeat-containing protein, with amino-acid sequence MFKTKPCLVIVMCAGISSFATGSAFQITGKNPANAGADMPFITLEAESAATVKGSVVRLSESCPWPSVPEQEASGHAYAELKKTGDYIEFVFERAANAMVIRHCIPDAPNGGGISATLGLYVNGERRQNLTLSSKHNWLYGDGVLFENGQSETPGSYPHVFWDETRFFIEGGISAGDAVRLQKDSGDTAKFYRIDLIEPELVDPPLSCPENALSVVDYGAAGKSADVDTAAIKRCIEDAKAQGKTVWFPAGNYLQNEFFVLDGVKVQGAGMWHTVLYETVGNYATNWAGNAGFRLEGTGAGVFDLSLDSSVSTHRPKSHKAFFGVATNWIVENVWISHIGVGFWMAGKDGVIRNCRVRCTYADGININNGQKYETDNVLVENNHVRGTGDDGLAILCSSRSPGITTRVTLRSNTVSAVWWGANCDLAGGENHRIENNLLTDGGGFVVNMPSSFPMSKLKDTYFKDNVLIRCGKRKGLAPEAERGAIWIFPQTDEVEGFIVENNKIYQSAFHGIHCTGKQRQNIVFKGNEIKQSGRSAVRVDVSATGTGVFEANISTQSGSQPFVNKSTTYHVTEKNNSWQ; translated from the coding sequence ATGTTTAAGACAAAACCATGTTTAGTTATTGTTATGTGCGCCGGAATAAGTTCGTTTGCAACGGGATCGGCATTTCAGATTACAGGAAAAAATCCGGCGAACGCCGGGGCTGATATGCCGTTTATAACGCTGGAGGCTGAGAGCGCCGCAACAGTAAAAGGCAGTGTGGTTAGATTGTCTGAATCCTGCCCCTGGCCTTCCGTGCCGGAGCAGGAGGCATCCGGACACGCATATGCGGAGCTGAAAAAGACCGGCGATTATATCGAGTTCGTGTTTGAGCGCGCCGCAAATGCAATGGTGATTCGCCATTGCATTCCGGACGCGCCGAACGGCGGCGGAATCTCGGCGACATTGGGATTATATGTAAACGGCGAGCGCCGGCAGAATCTCACCTTAAGTTCAAAACATAACTGGCTGTACGGTGACGGGGTCTTATTCGAAAACGGACAGAGTGAAACGCCCGGAAGTTATCCTCATGTGTTCTGGGATGAAACCCGCTTTTTCATTGAGGGAGGCATTTCTGCCGGCGATGCTGTCCGGTTACAGAAAGATTCCGGCGATACGGCAAAATTTTACCGGATTGATTTAATTGAGCCGGAACTGGTTGATCCGCCGCTTTCCTGCCCGGAAAACGCACTGTCGGTTGTAGACTATGGCGCCGCCGGAAAATCTGCGGACGTTGATACGGCGGCAATTAAGCGTTGCATCGAAGATGCAAAAGCCCAGGGGAAAACCGTGTGGTTTCCTGCCGGAAACTATCTGCAGAACGAATTCTTTGTTCTGGACGGCGTTAAAGTGCAGGGCGCCGGCATGTGGCATACGGTTTTATATGAGACGGTCGGCAACTATGCAACAAACTGGGCGGGGAATGCCGGTTTCCGGCTGGAAGGAACCGGCGCGGGTGTTTTTGATCTGAGCCTTGACAGTTCGGTCTCAACGCATCGACCGAAATCACACAAAGCATTTTTCGGTGTGGCAACCAACTGGATTGTTGAAAATGTCTGGATTTCACATATCGGCGTCGGTTTCTGGATGGCGGGAAAGGATGGCGTGATCCGGAATTGCCGGGTGCGCTGTACATACGCCGACGGGATTAATATTAATAACGGTCAGAAATACGAAACAGATAATGTGCTCGTTGAAAATAATCATGTGCGCGGCACCGGTGATGACGGTTTAGCGATTCTTTGCAGTTCAAGATCCCCTGGAATTACAACCCGCGTTACACTGCGCTCAAATACAGTTTCTGCGGTCTGGTGGGGTGCAAACTGCGATTTGGCAGGAGGAGAAAATCACCGGATTGAAAATAATCTGCTGACTGACGGCGGCGGTTTTGTGGTGAATATGCCGTCCTCTTTTCCGATGAGTAAGCTCAAAGATACTTATTTCAAGGATAATGTGCTGATCCGGTGCGGAAAACGCAAAGGGCTGGCGCCTGAAGCAGAACGCGGCGCAATATGGATATTTCCTCAGACGGATGAAGTGGAGGGGTTTATTGTAGAGAACAATAAAATTTACCAATCCGCGTTTCATGGAATTCACTGCACAGGAAAGCAACGGCAAAATATTGTATTTAAAGGCAATGAAATTAAACAATCAGGGCGCAGCGCAGTGCGCGTTGATGTGTCAGCCACCGGTACAGGAGTGTTCGAAGCAAATATCTCAACTCAATCCGGCAGTCAGCCGTTTGTGAATAAGTCAACGACGTATCATGTG